A region of Epinephelus fuscoguttatus linkage group LG1, E.fuscoguttatus.final_Chr_v1 DNA encodes the following proteins:
- the LOC125887876 gene encoding odorant receptor 131-2-like, whose product MNTSSANVTVVVQSRDSLTKAVTKNVIVVLLGIFINYINGGLIQTFCKHQIFYINPRYILFIHLVVNDTIQVTVTIILFVISYVLHKINVSICCIFILFALLTTENSPLNLACMAVECFIAICLPLRHPHICTVKRTLMLIGLIWTTTLWSALPDLFFTLATEPQDFFHSRVFCVPQTVFPNPLIIKKRDILYSIFLVVVWVTIFYTYFRILFTAQTASKDATKARNTIILHGFQLLLCMVTYVEPPFKQALLQAFPKNYSDSLFACYIIVQVLPRSISPIIYGIRDKTFRRYLKRYVLWKITPQKESAPGV is encoded by the exons ATGAACACATCATCTGCCAATGTGACTGTGGTTGTACAGTCTCGAGACTCCCTCACTAAAGCTGTGACCAAGAATGTGATTGTTGTGCTTCTCGGGATCTTCATCAACTACATCAATGGAGGCCTCATTCAAACCTTCTGCAAACACCAG ATATTCTACATAAATCCACGCTACATCCTTTTCATCCACCTGGTGGTTAACGACACGATCCAAGTGACGGTGACCATCATCCTGTTTGTCATCAGCTACGTTCTCcacaaaataaatgtctcaATCTGCTGCATCTTCATCCTGTTTGCACTCTTAACCACTGAAAACAGCCCTCTGAACCTGGCCTGCATGGCGGTGGAGTGCTTCATTGCCATCTGTCTCCCCCTTCGCCACCCGCATATCTGTACGGTCAAGAGAACACTGATGTTGATCGGTTTAATCTGGACAACAACTTTGTGGTCTGCTCTTCCTGATCTCTTCTTCACTTTGGCCACGGAACCACAGGACTTCTTTCATTCCAGAGTCTTCTGTGTTCCACAAACTGTCTTCCCAAACCCCCTCATCATCAAGAAGAGAGATATCTTGTACTCAATTTTTCTAGTTGTAGTTTGGGTCACTATCTTTTACACTTACTTCAGAATTCTGTTCACTGCACAAACAGCTAGCAAAGATGCTACAAAGGCCAGAAACACAATCATCCTCCATGGGTTTCAGCTGCTGCTTTGTATGGTAACATATGTAGAACCCCCGTTCAAACAGGCTCTGCTGCAAGCGTTCCCTAAGAATTATTCAGACTCCCTGTTCGCTTGTTATATTATTGTACAGGTCCTGCCGCGATCTATTAGTCCCATCATCTATGGCATACGAGACAAGACTTTCAGGAGATATCTGAAAAGGTATGTATTGTGGAAAATCACCCCACAGAAAGAATCAGCTCCTGGAGTATAA